CCAAAAACCTTCAGAAGGAGTTCAGAGGAAGCATTAAGTACAAAGGAATGGTCTTTAAAATCCTCTGATGTCTGGAGATAACCATTTATTCTCAGGCACCTGATTCTCTCAAGGCTTCGGATATTTGACTTTATAATTGAAAGACAATTAAGCACGACCTGTACAGCACACTCCTTTGCCTGTTCAATACCAACATCCCTTCCTATCCTTCCTTCGTAGAGCAGTCTTCCCTCTCTTACAGGAAGAAGACCGCTCAGAAAGATAATGCCATTGTGCTCAACAAAAGGCACATAGGCTCCCAGAGGCACAGGAATTTCAGGAAGCTCAAATCCGAGACCTTTAAGAACCTCCTCAGGACTCATCCCTTTTCCCCTCCTCTGATTCTCTCATGAAAGCCGGAATATCAAGCGGGTCATCATAATGAAGAAGGTCTCTTGGAAGCTCAAAATCCTCAAGGGACTTACTTAAAATCCTCTTTGCACCCTGAAGGGAACGAAAAGGAGCAGAAGGAATATAAGATGGCATGGTGGTATCTTCTTGTTCATCCTTTCGCTTCATGAGTTTTTCAGGCTGTCTTTTTTCTTTCTGGTCTGACGCCATCTCCTTCTCATAATCAGCAGCAACTATTGTGACCTTTATAGAATCTTCCATGAATTCATCAATAACGGCTCCGAATATTAGATGGACGTCTTCATGAACAGCATCGTAAATAAAGGAGCATGCTTCATTGACTAGCTCTATATCCATATCAGGACCACCCGTGATATTTAGCAATACCCTCCTTGCACCTTCAATATTCGATTCCTCAATAAGGGGATTTGTAACAGCCCTTCTTGCTGCTTCTATGCCTGAGCCTTTCGCAATCCCAACTCCCATAACAGCCCTTCCTGCACCACTAAGGACAGTCCTAAGGTCAGCAAAATCAAGATTTATTAGACCAGGTTTAAGTATGAGGTCTGTTATACCCTGCACAGCCTGCCTGAGTACATTATTGACAAGTTCAAAGGATTTTGTAAGGGACATTCCTTTCTCAGCAATTAGTCTTATTCTGTCATTAGGTATAACTATTATGGAATCTACATTCTTTCTTAACTCTTCAATTCCCCTCATGGCATTGTCATGCCTTTTCTTTCCTTCGTAATAAAAGGGCTTTGTAACCACTGCCACCGTAAGAATACCGAGTTCCTTTGCAATGGCTGCAACAACAGGAGCACCTCCAGTTCCGGTTCCACCACCCATTCCTGCAGTTATAAATACCATATCAGCACCCTTAAGAACCTCTTCTATCCTTGAGGCATCCTCCATTGCAGCATCCCGTCCGAGCTGTGGATTTGAGCCAGCTCCCAGTCCCTTTGTAAGCCTTGAGCCTATCTGTAGCTTCAGAGGTGAAAGGGAAAGAGATAAGGCCTGTGTGTCTGTATTGATTGCAATGAATTCTACACCTGTAATTCCGGAGGATATCATGCTGTTTATAGCATTTCCACCACCTCCACCAATTCCTATTACTTTAATCCTTGCACCACAGTCAATTACTTCTTCAAGCTCAAACATGGGCACCTCCTTAACTATTAAAATTCTGAAGTGAGATACTTTTTCAATCTAAAATCTGGAAAAACCTGCATTCTTAAACTCTTCTTTATCCTCTCGATTATCCCTTTGATCAAAAACCTATCTTTATAATACTCTCTAATTCTCTCTGAGTTTATACTCAGCAAACCGAAAACCAGTGTATTTTGGGGACTGAGAAAAGATGAAGAAAGACCGGATATTTTAAGCCTATCAGGATATCCTATCCTCACCGGCATCCCCGTAAGAGANTCAAAAAGAATATCAAGGCCATTCAAAAGTGAGGAGCCACCTGTAAGAACAGCTCCACATATACCATAAGCATCAGTTTTTTCTCCTGCCTTTTCAACAGCAGCCTTTATCATAGAAATAACCTCCAGAGTCCTCGCATAGATAATTTCATCTATAAGTCTCAGGGGAACCCTTCTTTTAGTCCTCGAGCTATCTATCTCTATTTCTTCCAATGAGTCCCTCATGATTGCCGAACTATATTTTATCTTTACAACCTCTGCCTCCTTAACGGATATCTTCAGACCTATGGCAAGATCATTTGTAATGTGATTTCCACCAACAGGTATGCTTGCTGTATGAATAAGCCTTCTGTCTTTAAATATAGCTATATCAGTTGTACCTCCTCCTATATCAAGTAATAATACTCCCTCTTCTATCTCCTCTTCGGTGAGCAAAACCTTCCTCAGAGCTAAAGGTTCAAATACGATGTTCTCAACTTTAAGACCTGCCTGTTCACAGACTCCTATGAGATTCTCTACAGAATTTAACGGAGCTGTTATTATCTGAACTCTTACAGCAAGTCTGAAACCTTTCATACCGATTGGATTCCTTATGCCCGTCTCATTATCAACAATAAATTCAACAGGAATCACATGTAGTAATTCCCTGTCAAGCGGGATATAAACAGAGCTCGCCGATTCTATGGCATTTTCTATATCCCTTTCTGAAATCCTTTTACCCCTTACTCTTACCGCACCATAGCTCTCAAAAAACTCTATTAAATTTCCAGAGATACCTGTAGTAACAGAACCAATATTGAGATTAAATCTTTCCTGAGCCTCCTTTACTGCTTTTTTTATAGAAAGGGCTGCCTCCTCCATGTCAACGATTTGACCCTTTCTAAGGCCTCTTGATGGTAGGCTCACAGCTCCTTTGAGTACAGTACCACTTTCTGAAATCTCTGCTGAAAGAAGCGTGACCTTCGTTGTTCCTAAATCAAGACAGTTTATCTCATAAGCCATCCTTTTTTTCCCTCACAATAAGCCTTTCATTAAACCTGAGATCAATAATATAAGGTCTCAGTGCTTTTTCCCTTATGGATGGAGCAAAATCGACAAGCCTCCTCAGCTTTTCTCTGTATGAACCATGTCCTATTTTTATTGAAAGATAATCTTGACCTTTTCCTTTCTGCCTGACGAGTATCGTGAGGTCTTCCTTTTTTGAACCTGTAACAATAAGCTCACTTTCACCAGCGCTTATATTCATGGTCCTCATCTCTTTAAGAAGTAACAGTGCTTCGCTTATGAGCTCCCTGTTTTCATAATCAATCTCAAGAAGTGGCAGTAGCATTGGACTGTCATCCTGAAGCTCTTCGATAAGCACTCCCGTATCATCTATAAGAAATTTCCTTCCATCCTTTTTAATGATTGCCTGGGGAGATGCCTCCTCTACCCAGATAATGAGTTTATCTGGAAGTTCCTTTCTGATGACTGCCTCCTTTATCCATGGTGAACCTATAAGCCTGTGATAAACCTGTGGGGAAGAAATATCAAGGAGGCTCCTTTTATAACCTATATTTGCAATCCTCTTGATATCAGCCTCAGAAA
The genomic region above belongs to Thermodesulfovibrionales bacterium and contains:
- the ftsZ gene encoding cell division protein FtsZ, producing MFELEEVIDCGARIKVIGIGGGGGNAINSMISSGITGVEFIAINTDTQALSLSLSPLKLQIGSRLTKGLGAGSNPQLGRDAAMEDASRIEEVLKGADMVFITAGMGGGTGTGGAPVVAAIAKELGILTVAVVTKPFYYEGKKRHDNAMRGIEELRKNVDSIIVIPNDRIRLIAEKGMSLTKSFELVNNVLRQAVQGITDLILKPGLINLDFADLRTVLSGAGRAVMGVGIAKGSGIEAARRAVTNPLIEESNIEGARRVLLNITGGPDMDIELVNEACSFIYDAVHEDVHLIFGAVIDEFMEDSIKVTIVAADYEKEMASDQKEKRQPEKLMKRKDEQEDTTMPSYIPSAPFRSLQGAKRILSKSLEDFELPRDLLHYDDPLDIPAFMRESEEGKRDES
- a CDS encoding RidA family protein; this encodes MSPEEVLKGLGFELPEIPVPLGAYVPFVEHNGIIFLSGLLPVREGRLLYEGRIGRDVGIEQAKECAVQVVLNCLSIIKSNIRSLERIRCLRINGYLQTSEDFKDHSFVLNASSELLLKVFGEHGRHTRIAVGVHTLPMNSPLEMDFIFTMK
- the ftsA gene encoding cell division protein FtsA, translated to MAYEINCLDLGTTKVTLLSAEISESGTVLKGAVSLPSRGLRKGQIVDMEEAALSIKKAVKEAQERFNLNIGSVTTGISGNLIEFFESYGAVRVRGKRISERDIENAIESASSVYIPLDRELLHVIPVEFIVDNETGIRNPIGMKGFRLAVRVQIITAPLNSVENLIGVCEQAGLKVENIVFEPLALRKVLLTEEEIEEGVLLLDIGGGTTDIAIFKDRRLIHTASIPVGGNHITNDLAIGLKISVKEAEVVKIKYSSAIMRDSLEEIEIDSSRTKRRVPLRLIDEIIYARTLEVISMIKAAVEKAGEKTDAYGICGAVLTGGSSLLNGLDILFXSLTGMPVRIGYPDRLKISGLSSSFLSPQNTLVFGLLSINSERIREYYKDRFLIKGIIERIKKSLRMQVFPDFRLKKYLTSEF
- a CDS encoding FtsQ-type POTRA domain-containing protein, whose protein sequence is MRSRRTKNLREFERRRPLGLYILAGVIIISLSSFLAYKAMRALFIIENIVIRGNHILSEADIKRIANIGYKRSLLDISSPQVYHRLIGSPWIKEAVIRKELPDKLIIWVEEASPQAIIKKDGRKFLIDDTGVLIEELQDDSPMLLPLLEIDYENRELISEALLLLKEMRTMNISAGESELIVTGSKKEDLTILVRQKGKGQDYLSIKIGHGSYREKLRRLVDFAPSIREKALRPYIIDLRFNERLIVREKKDGL